CTCGGCGCGAGCCGCTACGAGAACTTCCTCTCGGGCCGCGTCATCTCGAACCTGCTGATCAACAACTCCTACCTCGTCGTGCTCGCGGTCGGCATGACGTTCGTCATCATCGCGGGCGGCATCGACCTGTCGGTCGGGGCGGTCGTCGCGCTGTCCGGCATCACCGCCGCGTCGCTGTTCCAGAGCGGCTGGCCCGCGTCCGTCGTGATCCCGCTCGTGATCCTCATCGGCTCGGTGCTCGGCCTGGTCGTCGGCGTCATGGTGCACGTGTTCGAGATACAGCCGTTCATCGCGACGCTCGCCGCGATGTTCCTGGCGCGCGGGCTCGCGTACGTCGTGAGCCTGTCGTCGATCCCGATCACCGACGAGACGATCGTGTGGCTGTCGAGCACGCGCATCCCGATCGGGGAGACGTGGTCGCTCACGCCGAGCGGCATCATCGCGCTGCTGGTCGTCGCGGTCGCGTTCGTGGTGCTGCACTACACGCGGTTCGGCCGCACGGTGTACGCGATCGGCGGCGGGGAGCAGTCGGCGGTGCTCATGGGCCTGCCGGTCGCGCGCACCAAGGTGCTGATCTACGTCATCAGCGGCACCTGCGCGGGCATCGCCGGGTTCCTGTTCACGGTGTTCTCGCGCTCGGGCTACTCGCTCACGGGCGTCGGGATGGAGCTCGACGCGATCGCGGCGGTCGTCATCGGCGGCACGCTGCTCACGGGCGGCAGCGGCTTCGTGCTGGGCTCGGTGCTGGGGGTCCTGGTGCTCGGCCTGATCCAGACGATCATCACGTTCGAGGGCACGCTCAGCTCGTGGTGGACGCGCATCGTCATCGGCGCGCTGCTGCTGGCGTTCGTCGTCATCCAGCGGCTGCTGCTGGTCCGCCGCCGCGTGTAGCGGCTCGAAGGTCTCGCGGGGGGAGGGGCCTCCTTCTCGCGCGCGTTCTACAACGTCGTAGAGAAGGAGAAGCCCATGACAGCTCCGTCAGCACGCCTGCGCCTCCCGGCGCGGATCGCGGCCCTCGGGCTCGTCGGGACGCTCGGGCTCGTCGCCCTGCCGTCCGCGACGGGTGCCGCGTCCGCCGCACCGCCGCCCGGGACGGTGCCCGAGGGGGCGTGGGTCGAGGAGTTCGACGCGTCCGCCCTCGGCGACGACTGGTCGGTGGTCAACGAGACGCCCGCGAACCTGTCGCTCACCGCGAACCCGGGCAACCTCACGCTCACCTCGCTCGCCGGCGACACGTGGCAGACGTCCAACACCGCGCGGAACGTCGTGCTCGTCGACGTGCCGGTCGGGGACTTCACGGCCGTCACGCAGGTCACCGCGCCGGTCGCCGCCGACTTCCAGGGCGCCGGCCTGATCGCGTGGCGCGACATGGACAACTACGTCCGCGCCGGCCTCGCGCACGTCTCGTTCGCCGAGGGCGGGCCCGTCGTGATCGAGAACGGCGTCGAGACCGCCGCGACGTACGGCTCGACGTTCACGGCGCGCCCGGGCTCGGCGTCCGAGGTCCTCCGGCTCCAGCGCACGGGCGACACGATCACCACGAGCTACTGGGCGGACGGTGCCTGGGCGACCGCCGCCGAGGTCACCGTCGGCTTCGACGTCACGCAGGTCGGCGTCTACGCGCTCGCGTCGCAGGCCGGGATCGCGCACGACGCCGTCTTCGACTGGTTCGCGGTCGACGCCGCCGAGGGGCAGCCGTTCGTGCCCACGGGTGACGTGACGCTGCACGGCCCGGGCGACGAGCTCCGGCACCTGACCGTCGCGACCGACGACGACGCGCGCGCGCTCGAGCTCTCCGCGACGCGGCCCGACTCGACGGTCGCGCTCACCGTGACCCCCGTCGAGGGCGGCGCCGACGGCGCGGTCCACCTCGCCGCCGGCGACCGGCCGGTCGTCGTGGCCGACGAGGCGCTCGTGCTCGGCGACGCGGGCCAGGACCCCGCGAACCTGCGGTTCGTCGACGCGGGCGGCTCG
The Cellulomonas sp. NS3 DNA segment above includes these coding regions:
- the yjfF gene encoding galactofuranose ABC transporter, permease protein YjfF, with translation MIVHELEPAPSPTGGTPPSGAAGGALTRVASALRLDRRYVPVIGTLVVLLGMFVLGASRYENFLSGRVISNLLINNSYLVVLAVGMTFVIIAGGIDLSVGAVVALSGITAASLFQSGWPASVVIPLVILIGSVLGLVVGVMVHVFEIQPFIATLAAMFLARGLAYVVSLSSIPITDETIVWLSSTRIPIGETWSLTPSGIIALLVVAVAFVVLHYTRFGRTVYAIGGGEQSAVLMGLPVARTKVLIYVISGTCAGIAGFLFTVFSRSGYSLTGVGMELDAIAAVVIGGTLLTGGSGFVLGSVLGVLVLGLIQTIITFEGTLSSWWTRIVIGALLLAFVVIQRLLLVRRRV